One segment of Procambarus clarkii isolate CNS0578487 chromosome 1, FALCON_Pclarkii_2.0, whole genome shotgun sequence DNA contains the following:
- the LOC123754106 gene encoding putative cuticle collagen 91, whose protein sequence is MLEPQICGSSNNVNRRQNSEITSLKCSRNVKFIHNVPPEISGKYTKFAYCRKCMNVTKPSTAGPEDSCGAAGPEDSCGAAGTEDSCGAAGPEDSCGAAGTEDSCGAAGTEDSCGAAGPEDSCGAAGTEDSCGAAGTEDSCGAAGTEDSCGAAGSLQL, encoded by the exons tcaa aattcagagataacttcATTAAAGTGTTCAAGAAATGTGAAATTCATTCATAATGTACCACCAGAAATCTCAGGTAAATATACAAAATTTGCTTATTGTAGGAAGTGCATGAACGTGACTAAACCTTCCACAGCTGGTCCCGAGGACAGCTGTGGTGCAGCTGGTCCCGAGGACAGCTGCGGTGCAGCGGGTACCGAGGACAGCTGTGGTGCAGCTGGTCCCGAGGACAGCTGTGGTGCAGCTGGTACCGAGGACAGCTGTGGTGCAGCTGGTACCGAGGACAGCTGTGGTGCAGCTGGTCCCGAGGACAGCTGTGGTGCAGCTGGTACCGAGGACAGCTGTGGTGCAGCTGGTACCGAGGACAGCTGTGGTGCAGCTGGTACCGAGGACAGCTGTGGTGCAGCTGGTTCACTACAGCTGTAA